Proteins from one Rosa chinensis cultivar Old Blush chromosome 7, RchiOBHm-V2, whole genome shotgun sequence genomic window:
- the LOC112179408 gene encoding uncharacterized protein LOC112179408 produces the protein MACLALPISMFRKRCMGSRLGYRPLTEDGFGEMESPVTVVVGKEKREFLVDPFVLEESPFRVLIETMNKNKERVNFRDRRPVVYGKERVVFVDVDAILFEHMLWLLYNDCSSLFKLNLKEIIDFYAQDY, from the coding sequence ATGGCCTGCTTGGCCCTGCCGATTTCCATGTTCAGAAAGAGGTGCATGGGGTCACGGCTAGGCTACCGGCCATTAACCGAAGATGGGTTTGGCGAGATGGAGAGTCCGGTGACGGTGGTGGtcgggaaggagaagagggaGTTCCTGGTCGACCCTTTTGTGCTGGAAGAGAGCCCTTTTCGGGTTTTGATCGAGACGATGAACAAGAACAAGGAGAGGGTGAACTTTCGTGATCGTCGACCTGTGGTCTATGGCAAGGAGAGGGTGGTTTTTGTGGATGTCGATGCTATTCTGTTTGAGCATATGTTATGGTTGTTGTATAATGATTGCTCTTCTTTGTTTAAGCTCAATCTCAAAGAGATTATTGACTTCTATGCTCAAGATtattag